In Fusobacterium hwasookii, a single window of DNA contains:
- the ctlX gene encoding citrulline utilization hydrolase CtlX has protein sequence MKKNITNKILMVRPVSFAFNEQTAVNNHYQKLDNKPAQEIQNNALIEFDNMVEKLKKVGIDVKVMQDTKEPHTPDSIFPNNWFSTHYSNTVVLYPMFAENRRLERTDNLYDFFDKTDDLNVVDYSSLENENIFLEGTGSLVLDRKNKKAYCSLSQRAHEKLLDIFCEDAGYKKIAFHSYQTVDEIRKPIYHTNIMMAMGENYAILCADSIDDLKERESVIRELESDGKEIVYISEYQVEHFLGNAIELINNENVKICVMSTTAYSVLTNEQKNIIEKYDVIVPVDVHTIERYGGGSARCMIAELFI, from the coding sequence ATGAAAAAAAATATTACAAATAAAATATTAATGGTAAGACCTGTTTCCTTTGCTTTTAACGAACAAACAGCAGTAAATAATCATTATCAAAAATTAGATAATAAACCTGCTCAAGAAATTCAAAATAATGCTCTAATTGAATTTGACAATATGGTTGAAAAATTGAAAAAAGTAGGGATAGATGTTAAAGTTATGCAAGATACAAAAGAACCTCATACACCTGATAGTATATTCCCTAATAACTGGTTTTCAACTCATTATTCTAATACAGTTGTCTTATATCCTATGTTTGCAGAAAATAGAAGACTTGAAAGAACTGATAATCTATATGATTTTTTTGATAAAACTGATGATTTAAATGTTGTTGACTATTCTAGTTTAGAAAATGAAAATATTTTTCTTGAAGGGACAGGTTCTCTTGTTTTAGATAGAAAAAATAAAAAAGCTTATTGTTCATTATCTCAAAGAGCACATGAAAAACTTTTAGATATTTTCTGTGAAGATGCTGGCTATAAAAAAATAGCTTTTCATTCTTATCAAACTGTTGATGAAATAAGAAAACCTATATATCATACAAATATTATGATGGCTATGGGAGAAAATTATGCTATCTTGTGTGCAGATAGTATTGATGACTTAAAAGAAAGAGAAAGTGTTATAAGAGAATTAGAAAGTGATGGTAAAGAAATTGTCTATATAAGTGAATACCAAGTTGAACATTTTTTAGGAAATGCTATAGAACTTATCAATAATGAAAATGTAAAAATTTGTGTTATGTCTACAACTGCTTATTCTGTACTTACTAATGAGCAAAAAAATATTATTGAAAAATATGATGTTATTGTTCCAGTAGATGTACATACTATTGAAAGATATGGTGGGGGATCTGCTAGATGTATGATAGCAGAATTGTTTATTTAA
- a CDS encoding ATP-binding cassette domain-containing protein has product MKNILDIKNLSYSFGNNPILKDINIHVNENEMVAIVGSSGVGKSTLFNLIAGVLKKQVGEITINGSEDYIGKVAYMLQKDLLFEHKTIIDNVILPLIIAKINKKEALEEGNKILKQFNLDKYANKYPQQLSGGMRQRVALIRTYMFKRNIFLLDEAFSALDAITKKELHRWYLDLKKEFNLTTLLITHDIEEAVFLSDRIYILGNKPGEIIGEIKIEINPDEDIDVQRLLYKKEILNIMNIE; this is encoded by the coding sequence ATGAAAAATATACTAGATATTAAAAATTTATCTTATTCTTTTGGAAATAATCCTATTCTAAAAGATATAAATATTCATGTCAATGAAAATGAGATGGTTGCTATCGTTGGTAGTAGTGGAGTTGGTAAATCTACTCTTTTTAACTTGATTGCTGGTGTTTTAAAAAAACAAGTAGGAGAAATTACTATCAATGGCAGTGAAGATTATATAGGTAAGGTTGCATATATGTTGCAAAAAGATTTACTTTTTGAACATAAAACTATAATTGATAATGTAATTTTACCTTTAATTATAGCAAAAATTAATAAAAAAGAAGCTCTTGAAGAAGGAAATAAAATTTTAAAACAATTTAATTTAGATAAGTATGCTAATAAATATCCACAACAATTAAGTGGAGGAATGAGACAAAGAGTAGCTCTTATTAGAACTTATATGTTTAAAAGAAATATTTTTCTCTTAGATGAAGCTTTTTCTGCTCTTGATGCTATTACTAAAAAAGAGTTACATAGATGGTATCTTGACTTAAAAAAAGAGTTTAATTTAACAACATTACTTATAACTCATGATATTGAAGAAGCTGTATTTTTAAGTGATAGAATTTATATCTTAGGAAATAAACCAGGAGAAATCATTGGAGAGATTAAAATTGAAATTAATCCTGATGAAGATATAGATGTTCAAAGATTACTATATAAAAAAGAAATTTTAAATATTATGAATATTGAATAA
- a CDS encoding heavy-metal-associated domain-containing protein: MKLNLKIDGMGCEHCIKSVREALEGVNGVKVLDVKIGSAEIEAENDSVLNEIREKLDDAGYDLV; this comes from the coding sequence ATGAAATTAAATTTAAAAATTGATGGTATGGGCTGTGAACATTGTATTAAATCTGTTAGAGAAGCACTTGAAGGAGTAAATGGAGTAAAAGTTTTAGATGTAAAAATTGGTTCAGCAGAAATAGAAGCAGAAAATGATAGTGTATTAAATGAAATAAGAGAAAAACTAGATGATGCAGGTTATGATTTAGTTTAG
- a CDS encoding four-carbon acid sugar kinase family protein, translating into MQKYIVIADDLTGSNATCSLFKKIGLRAASILKLQGGVSYDVDVISYSTASRGLDKEEAYKKVSEAIKILKSKDVLVYNKRIDSTLRGNIGTEINAMLDNLEDDRIAVVVPAYPDSGRIVVNKTMLVNGVLLENSDAGKDPKTPIKTSCVESLVQKDIKYSSTYFTLSDIAQPIEEIAKKIQKAIKNSRVLIFDAVNNEDIIKISKAVIHSNINIITVDPGPFTLYYSRELQKKNHLEKKILMVIGSVTPTTKKQIEYILQEEDIFLVKMKIEDFFEKESCSKEIERVISFIKKGITSYDLFLVTTSPIGDEKKADLQKLAENLNTTVEEISKIIANTLTETVVKILKETQKFEGIYSSGGDITIALLEKLKAIGVEIREEVIPLAAYGRIIGGDFPNLKLVSKGGMVGDEKTIKLCLHKIKNDI; encoded by the coding sequence ATGCAAAAATATATCGTAATAGCTGATGATTTAACTGGTTCTAATGCTACTTGCTCATTATTCAAAAAAATTGGACTAAGGGCAGCTAGTATTTTAAAATTACAAGGTGGCGTAAGTTATGATGTTGATGTTATCTCTTATTCTACTGCTAGTAGAGGTCTTGATAAAGAAGAAGCTTATAAAAAAGTCTCAGAAGCAATTAAAATATTAAAAAGCAAAGATGTCCTAGTTTACAACAAAAGAATTGATTCAACTTTAAGAGGAAATATAGGCACAGAAATCAATGCTATGTTAGATAATTTAGAAGATGATAGGATAGCTGTTGTTGTCCCAGCTTATCCTGATTCAGGAAGAATTGTTGTCAATAAAACTATGTTGGTGAATGGAGTTTTATTAGAAAATTCCGATGCTGGAAAAGATCCTAAAACTCCTATAAAAACATCTTGTGTTGAAAGCTTAGTACAGAAAGATATTAAATACTCATCAACATATTTTACTTTATCTGATATTGCACAACCTATTGAAGAAATAGCTAAAAAAATTCAAAAAGCTATAAAAAATTCAAGAGTTCTTATTTTTGATGCAGTGAATAATGAAGATATTATAAAAATATCAAAAGCAGTAATTCATAGTAATATCAATATTATAACAGTTGATCCCGGTCCTTTCACTTTATATTATAGTAGAGAACTTCAAAAGAAAAATCACTTAGAGAAAAAAATATTAATGGTAATTGGTAGTGTTACACCAACTACTAAAAAACAAATTGAATATATTTTACAAGAAGAAGATATTTTTCTTGTAAAAATGAAAATTGAAGATTTTTTTGAAAAGGAAAGTTGTTCAAAAGAAATTGAAAGGGTTATTTCATTTATAAAAAAAGGTATTACAAGTTATGATTTATTTTTAGTTACAACAAGCCCAATTGGTGATGAGAAAAAAGCTGACTTACAAAAGTTAGCTGAAAACTTAAATACCACTGTTGAAGAAATTTCTAAAATTATAGCCAATACTTTGACTGAAACTGTTGTAAAAATTTTAAAAGAAACACAAAAATTTGAAGGTATTTATAGTTCTGGTGGTGATATTACAATAGCTCTTTTAGAAAAATTAAAAGCAATTGGAGTAGAGATTCGTGAAGAAGTCATACCTTTGGCAGCTTATGGACGAATTATAGGTGGAGATTTTCCTAACTTAAAATTAGTAAGTAAAGGAGGTATGGTAGGTGATGAAAAAACAATAAAATTATGTCTACATAAAATTAAAAATGATATTTAA
- a CDS encoding dihydrofolate reductase: protein MEKKYYKNLKMIVCVGKDNLIGDRTPDENSNGMLWHVKEELMYFKSKTIGNTVLFGGTTAKYVPIELMKKNREVITLHRNMNVPKLIEDLTLENKTIFIAGGYSIYKYFLDNFEIDEIFFSKIKDSVEVKEAVEPLYLPNIEDYGYKMVDKKDYEEFVAYVYKK, encoded by the coding sequence ATGGAAAAGAAATACTATAAAAATTTAAAAATGATAGTTTGTGTTGGAAAAGATAATTTAATTGGAGATAGAACTCCTGATGAAAATAGTAATGGTATGTTATGGCATGTAAAAGAAGAGCTTATGTATTTCAAAAGTAAAACTATTGGAAATACTGTTTTATTTGGAGGAACAACTGCAAAATATGTTCCTATTGAGCTTATGAAAAAAAATAGAGAAGTGATAACTCTTCATAGAAATATGAATGTGCCTAAATTAATTGAAGATTTAACTTTAGAAAATAAGACTATTTTTATTGCTGGGGGATATAGTATCTATAAATATTTTTTAGATAATTTTGAAATTGATGAGATTTTCTTTTCAAAAATAAAAGACAGTGTAGAAGTTAAAGAAGCAGTAGAACCTTTATATCTTCCAAATATTGAAGATTATGGATATAAGATGGTAGATAAAAAAGACTATGAAGAATTTGTAGCTTATGTATATAAAAAATAA
- a CDS encoding ABC transporter permease: MKNFISKHISFISIIILIAIWQLCGNLGLLPKFIFPTPLEIANAFVRDRALFLFHFKITMLEALIGLALGIIIASLLAIIMDSFETINKIVYPLLIFTQTIPTIALAPILVLWLGYDMTPKIVLIVINTTFPIVISILDGFRHCDKDAIQLLKLMNASRWQILYHVKIPTALTYFYAGLRVSVSYAFISAVVSEWLGGFEGLGVFMIRAKKAFDYDTMFAIIILVSAVSLISMELVKRSEKKFIKWKYLEEEENEKD; encoded by the coding sequence ATGAAAAACTTTATTAGTAAACATATAAGTTTTATTAGTATTATAATTTTAATAGCTATTTGGCAACTCTGTGGAAATTTAGGATTACTTCCAAAATTTATTTTTCCAACTCCATTAGAAATTGCTAATGCCTTTGTAAGAGATAGAGCATTATTTTTATTTCACTTTAAAATAACTATGCTTGAAGCTCTTATAGGACTTGCTTTAGGAATTATAATTGCAAGTCTTTTAGCAATAATTATGGATAGCTTTGAAACTATAAATAAAATAGTATATCCACTGTTAATTTTCACACAGACTATACCAACAATAGCTCTTGCTCCAATACTTGTACTTTGGCTTGGTTATGATATGACTCCAAAAATAGTTTTAATAGTCATAAATACAACCTTTCCTATTGTCATAAGTATACTTGATGGTTTTAGGCACTGTGATAAAGATGCTATTCAACTTTTAAAACTTATGAATGCAAGTAGATGGCAAATTCTTTATCATGTAAAAATACCAACTGCTCTTACATATTTTTATGCTGGTTTAAGAGTAAGTGTTTCTTATGCTTTTATTTCAGCTGTTGTATCAGAGTGGCTTGGTGGCTTTGAGGGACTTGGAGTCTTTATGATAAGAGCAAAAAAAGCTTTTGATTATGACACTATGTTTGCAATAATAATTTTAGTTTCAGCTGTAAGTTTAATCAGTATGGAACTTGTTAAAAGAAGTGAAAAGAAATTTATTAAATGGAAATATTTGGAGGAGGAAGAAAATGAAAAAGATTAA
- the trkA gene encoding Trk system potassium transporter TrkA: MKIVIVGAGKVGELLCRDLSLEGNDIILIEQDVKILEKILANNDIMGFVGSGVSYDAQMEAEVPKADVFIAVTEKDEINIISSVIAKKLGAKYTIARVRSTDYSSQLDFMTESLGIDLVINPELEAAKYIKQNIDFPEALNVENFLDGKLKLVEFHIEKDSILDNVSLFDFKQKYFPNLLVCIIKRGDEIIIPSGNNFIKGDDRIYITGSNSEIIKFQDAIGKDRRKIKSAFIIGAGIISHYLAEELLKDKISVKIVEMNPKKANKFSESLPGATIINADGSNEEVLKEENFQNYDSCISITGIDEINMFISIYAKKIGIKKIITKLNKLSFVDILGENSFQAIITPKKIIADNIVRVVRSIANKKKTLIENFYRLENNTVEAIEILVNSTSKINNIPLKDLKIKKNLIIAYIIRNNIAIFPKGTDVIKEGDRVIIITTESFFDDINNIIAE; the protein is encoded by the coding sequence ATGAAAATTGTAATTGTAGGAGCAGGTAAAGTTGGAGAACTACTTTGCCGTGATTTATCATTAGAGGGAAATGACATAATTTTAATTGAACAAGATGTAAAAATACTTGAAAAGATTTTAGCCAATAATGATATTATGGGTTTTGTTGGAAGTGGAGTAAGTTATGATGCCCAGATGGAGGCAGAAGTACCAAAAGCAGATGTCTTTATAGCTGTTACTGAAAAAGATGAAATAAATATAATATCATCAGTTATAGCTAAAAAATTAGGGGCAAAATATACTATTGCGAGAGTAAGAAGTACAGATTACTCATCTCAACTTGATTTTATGACAGAATCTTTGGGAATAGATTTAGTAATAAATCCAGAACTTGAAGCAGCAAAATATATAAAACAAAATATAGACTTCCCAGAAGCATTAAATGTTGAAAACTTTTTAGATGGAAAACTAAAACTTGTAGAATTTCATATAGAAAAGGATTCAATCTTAGATAATGTTTCGCTTTTTGATTTTAAACAAAAATACTTCCCTAATTTATTGGTTTGTATAATAAAAAGAGGAGATGAAATAATTATACCTTCTGGAAATAATTTTATTAAAGGTGATGATAGAATTTATATAACAGGAAGTAATAGTGAAATTATAAAATTCCAAGATGCAATTGGAAAAGACAGAAGAAAGATAAAGTCTGCCTTTATAATAGGAGCTGGAATAATTAGCCACTATCTTGCAGAAGAGCTTTTGAAAGATAAAATATCAGTAAAAATAGTTGAAATGAATCCTAAAAAGGCAAATAAGTTTAGTGAAAGTTTGCCAGGAGCAACAATTATTAATGCTGATGGAAGTAATGAAGAAGTGTTAAAAGAGGAAAATTTCCAAAATTATGATTCTTGTATATCTATAACAGGTATAGATGAAATTAATATGTTTATTTCAATTTATGCTAAAAAAATAGGTATAAAGAAGATTATCACTAAGCTAAATAAATTATCTTTTGTTGATATATTGGGAGAAAATAGTTTCCAAGCAATAATAACTCCTAAAAAGATAATAGCTGATAATATAGTTAGAGTTGTTCGTTCTATTGCTAATAAAAAGAAAACTTTAATAGAGAATTTTTATAGACTTGAAAATAATACAGTTGAAGCAATAGAAATTTTAGTAAATTCTACTAGTAAAATAAATAATATTCCACTAAAAGATTTAAAAATTAAGAAAAATTTGATTATAGCATATATAATCAGAAATAATATTGCTATCTTCCCAAAAGGTACAGATGTTATAAAAGAAGGGGATAGAGTAATAATAATTACAACAGAAAGTTTCTTTGATGATATCAATAATATCATTGCAGAATAA
- a CDS encoding DeoR/GlpR family DNA-binding transcription regulator, which produces MLSMERHQYILRYLEENGNSTRKELAKLLNVTIMTIGRDFKKLEEKGLLIQTHGGAALPGFLMEEKKYERKKEEHTEIKRKIAKNIFQKIQSNMTIILDAGTTTYELATLLANSSLKNICVITNDLYIALELYQKEDIKVLLLGGEVSSETGSTATVFSLQQIEGYNADIAFLGVSSISEFFDLTVPTEIKAFLKRTMMKISKETILLVDSSKFQKKKLYKFANIKNFDYIVTDYNFSKEEIEKYHLKKKIITIK; this is translated from the coding sequence ATGTTGTCAATGGAACGTCATCAATACATTCTTCGTTACTTAGAAGAAAATGGAAATTCCACTCGTAAAGAATTAGCTAAACTTTTAAATGTAACAATTATGACAATTGGTAGAGATTTTAAAAAACTTGAAGAAAAAGGTTTATTAATTCAAACACATGGTGGAGCTGCTCTTCCTGGATTTTTAATGGAAGAAAAAAAATATGAAAGAAAAAAAGAAGAACACACAGAAATTAAAAGAAAAATAGCTAAAAATATTTTTCAAAAAATCCAATCTAACATGACTATCATTTTAGATGCTGGTACAACTACTTATGAATTAGCAACTCTTTTAGCTAATTCATCTTTAAAAAATATCTGTGTAATAACTAATGATTTATATATTGCTTTAGAACTATACCAAAAAGAAGATATTAAAGTCCTTTTATTAGGGGGTGAAGTTTCTTCTGAAACTGGTTCTACTGCTACTGTATTTTCACTACAACAAATTGAAGGATACAATGCTGACATAGCTTTTTTAGGAGTATCTTCAATTTCAGAATTCTTTGATTTGACTGTTCCAACAGAAATAAAAGCCTTTTTAAAAAGAACAATGATGAAAATTAGTAAAGAAACTATTCTATTAGTTGATAGCAGCAAATTTCAAAAGAAAAAATTATACAAATTTGCAAATATAAAAAACTTTGATTATATTGTTACAGATTATAATTTTTCAAAAGAAGAAATAGAAAAATATCATCTCAAAAAAAAGATAATAACTATCAAATAA
- the thyA gene encoding thymidylate synthase, with protein MGAKFDRIYKDIVDTIAEKGIWSEGNVRTKYADGTAAHYKSYIGYQFRLDNSDEEAHLITSRFAPSKAPIRELYWIWILQSNNVDVLDKLGCKFWDEWKMQDGTIGKAYGYQIAQETFGQKSQLHYVINELKKNPNSRRIMTEIWVPNELSEMALTPCVHLTQWSVIGNKLYLEVRQRSCDVALGLVANVFQYSVLHKLVALECGLEPAEIIWNIHNVHIYDRHYDKLVKQVNGETFEPAKIKINNFKSIFDFKPDDIEILDYKYGEKVSYEVAI; from the coding sequence ATGGGAGCTAAATTTGATAGGATATATAAAGATATAGTTGACACAATAGCAGAAAAAGGAATTTGGAGTGAAGGAAATGTCAGAACAAAATATGCAGATGGAACAGCTGCACATTATAAAAGCTATATAGGTTATCAATTTAGACTTGATAATTCAGATGAAGAAGCACATTTAATAACTTCAAGATTTGCACCAAGTAAAGCACCAATAAGAGAACTATATTGGATATGGATATTACAATCAAATAATGTAGATGTTTTAGACAAGTTGGGTTGTAAGTTTTGGGATGAATGGAAGATGCAAGATGGAACTATTGGAAAAGCTTATGGTTATCAAATAGCTCAAGAAACTTTTGGACAAAAATCTCAACTTCATTATGTAATAAATGAGTTGAAAAAAAATCCTAATAGCAGAAGAATTATGACAGAGATTTGGGTTCCTAATGAACTTTCAGAAATGGCTTTAACACCTTGTGTACACTTAACACAATGGTCAGTAATTGGTAATAAATTATATTTAGAAGTTAGACAAAGAAGTTGTGATGTTGCATTAGGTTTAGTTGCTAATGTGTTCCAATATTCAGTTTTACATAAATTAGTTGCACTTGAATGTGGACTTGAGCCAGCAGAAATTATTTGGAATATTCATAATGTACATATCTATGATAGACACTATGATAAATTAGTAAAGCAAGTCAATGGTGAAACATTTGAGCCAGCAAAAATAAAAATAAATAATTTTAAATCAATATTTGATTTTAAACCTGATGATATAGAAATACTTGATTATAAATATGGAGAAAAAGTTAGCTATGAGGTGGCTATTTAA
- a CDS encoding ABC transporter substrate-binding protein codes for MKKIKYLLSVIFAIFMLVACGEKKEEAKTEAPVELKKVDFLLDWVPNTNHTGLYVAKEKGYFAEEGIDLDIKQPANESTSDLVINNKAPMGVYFQDYMASKLAKGAPITAVAAIIENNTSGIITNKKLNINSPKELAGHKYGTWDIPIELNMLQFIIEKDGGDFSKVELVPNTDDNSITPLSNGAFDAAPVYYAWDKIMGDSLGIETNFFYYKDYASELNFYSPVIIANNDYLKDNKEEATKILRAIKKGYQYAMEHPEEAAEILIKYAPELENKKAMIIESQKYLATQYASDKDKWGYIDPTRWNAFYNWLNEKGLTKNPIPENTGFSNDYLE; via the coding sequence ATGAAAAAGATTAAGTATTTATTATCTGTAATTTTTGCAATTTTTATGTTAGTTGCCTGTGGAGAAAAAAAGGAGGAAGCTAAAACAGAAGCTCCTGTTGAATTAAAAAAAGTTGATTTTTTACTTGATTGGGTTCCTAATACTAACCACACTGGGCTTTATGTTGCTAAGGAAAAAGGCTATTTTGCAGAAGAAGGAATTGATTTAGATATTAAACAACCTGCTAATGAAAGTACATCTGATTTAGTTATTAACAATAAAGCACCTATGGGAGTTTACTTCCAAGATTATATGGCTTCTAAATTAGCAAAAGGAGCACCAATAACTGCTGTTGCTGCAATTATTGAAAATAATACTTCTGGAATAATAACTAATAAAAAATTAAATATTAATAGTCCAAAAGAATTAGCTGGACATAAATATGGTACTTGGGATATTCCAATAGAACTTAATATGTTACAATTTATTATAGAAAAAGATGGTGGAGATTTCTCAAAAGTTGAACTTGTTCCTAACACTGATGATAACTCAATAACTCCTCTTTCAAATGGAGCTTTTGATGCAGCACCTGTTTACTATGCTTGGGATAAAATTATGGGAGATAGTTTAGGAATTGAAACTAATTTCTTTTACTATAAGGATTATGCTTCTGAATTAAATTTCTATTCTCCTGTAATTATTGCTAACAATGATTATTTAAAAGATAATAAAGAAGAAGCTACAAAGATATTAAGAGCTATTAAAAAAGGTTACCAATATGCTATGGAACACCCAGAAGAAGCTGCTGAAATTTTGATAAAATATGCTCCTGAACTTGAAAATAAGAAAGCTATGATTATAGAGTCTCAAAAATATTTAGCTACTCAATATGCTAGTGATAAAGATAAATGGGGATATATAGATCCAACTCGTTGGAATGCTTTTTATAACTGGTTAAATGAAAAAGGATTAACTAAAAATCCTATTCCTGAAAACACTGGTTTCTCAAATGACTACTTAGAATAA
- a CDS encoding heavy metal translocating P-type ATPase — translation MGNNQENESQKLELKIDGISCQACVAKIERKLSKTNGVGKALVNISNNMADIEYNEKEIKASEIMKIIEKLGYTPKRREDLKDKEEALRAEKNLKSELTKSKIVIVLSLILMYISMSHMFGLPLPNVLNPEINIVNYVLAQFIIAITVMIIGKRFYKVGFRQLYMLSPNMDSLVAVGTSSAFIYSLYISYKIFADKNIHLMHSLYYESAAMIIAFVMLGKYLETLSKGKASAAIKKLVNFQAKKANIIRNGEIIEIGIEEVSKGDTVFIKPGEKIPVDGVIIEGHSTIDEAMITGESIPVEKSENDKVYSGSINKDGALKVTVNATEGETLISKIAKLVEDAQMTKAPIARLADKVSLIFVPTVIFIAIFAALLWWFLIKYNVVSVNQNPFEFVLTIFISILIIACPCSLGLATPTAIMVGTGKGAELGILIKSGEALEKLNQIDTIVFDKTGTLTEGTPKVIDIVSLDNIDKDEILKIAASMEVSSEHPLGKAVYDEAKEKNINLYDVKKFLSISGRGVIGEIEDNKYLLGNKKLLLDNNIKDLHEEEIHKYELQGKTTILLADEEKLIAFITLADVVRNESLELIKKLKKENIKTYMLTGDNERTARVIAEKLGIDDVIAEVSPEDKYKKVKELQEQGKKVVMVGDGINDSPALAQADVGMAIGSGTDIAIESADIVLMGKDIETIFTAIRLSRATIKNIKENLFWAFFYNTCGIPIAGGLLYLFTGHLLNPMIAGLAMGLSSVSVVSNALRLKRFK, via the coding sequence ATGGGAAATAATCAAGAAAATGAAAGCCAAAAATTAGAATTAAAAATAGATGGGATAAGTTGTCAAGCTTGTGTTGCAAAGATTGAAAGAAAGTTGTCAAAGACCAATGGAGTAGGGAAAGCCCTTGTTAATATTTCAAATAATATGGCAGATATTGAATATAATGAGAAAGAAATAAAAGCTAGTGAAATTATGAAAATAATTGAAAAGCTAGGTTATACTCCAAAAAGAAGAGAAGATTTAAAAGATAAAGAAGAGGCTCTTAGAGCAGAAAAGAACTTAAAATCAGAATTGACTAAATCAAAAATTGTAATAGTTCTATCTTTGATACTGATGTATATTTCTATGAGCCATATGTTTGGATTACCACTTCCAAATGTGCTAAATCCAGAAATAAATATTGTCAATTATGTGTTAGCACAATTTATTATAGCTATAACTGTAATGATAATTGGAAAAAGATTTTATAAAGTTGGTTTTAGACAATTATATATGTTAAGTCCTAATATGGATAGCTTGGTAGCAGTGGGAACAAGTTCAGCATTTATATATAGTCTGTATATAAGTTATAAAATATTTGCAGATAAGAATATTCATTTAATGCATTCACTATATTATGAATCAGCTGCAATGATAATAGCCTTTGTAATGTTAGGAAAATATTTAGAAACTTTAAGTAAGGGTAAAGCTTCAGCTGCAATAAAAAAATTAGTAAATTTTCAAGCTAAAAAAGCTAATATTATAAGAAATGGTGAAATAATTGAAATAGGTATAGAAGAAGTATCAAAAGGAGATACAGTTTTTATAAAACCTGGGGAGAAAATTCCAGTTGATGGTGTAATAATAGAAGGACATTCAACTATTGATGAAGCTATGATCACAGGAGAGAGTATTCCAGTTGAAAAATCTGAAAATGATAAAGTATATAGTGGAAGTATAAATAAAGATGGAGCATTGAAAGTTACTGTAAATGCAACAGAAGGAGAAACACTAATATCAAAAATAGCAAAACTTGTTGAAGATGCACAAATGACAAAAGCACCAATAGCAAGACTTGCAGATAAGGTTTCTTTAATATTTGTTCCAACAGTTATTTTCATTGCCATTTTTGCAGCTTTACTTTGGTGGTTTTTAATAAAGTACAATGTAGTATCAGTGAATCAAAATCCATTTGAGTTTGTATTAACTATTTTTATATCTATACTTATAATTGCATGTCCTTGTTCATTAGGACTTGCCACACCAACAGCTATAATGGTTGGAACAGGTAAGGGAGCAGAATTAGGTATTTTAATAAAATCTGGTGAAGCCTTAGAAAAATTAAATCAAATTGATACTATTGTTTTTGATAAAACAGGTACTTTAACAGAAGGCACACCAAAAGTTATAGATATAGTAAGTTTAGATAATATAGATAAAGATGAAATATTAAAAATAGCTGCTTCTATGGAAGTAAGTTCAGAACACCCACTAGGAAAAGCAGTTTATGATGAGGCAAAAGAAAAGAATATAAATTTATATGATGTAAAAAAATTCTTATCTATTTCAGGTAGAGGAGTAATTGGAGAAATTGAAGATAACAAATACCTATTGGGAAATAAAAAATTACTTCTTGATAATAATATAAAAGATTTACATGAAGAAGAAATACATAAATATGAATTACAGGGAAAAACAACTATTCTTTTAGCTGATGAAGAAAAGTTAATAGCTTTTATAACATTGGCTGATGTTGTCAGAAATGAAAGTCTTGAACTTATAAAGAAATTGAAAAAAGAAAATATTAAAACATATATGCTTACTGGAGATAATGAAAGAACTGCAAGAGTAATAGCAGAAAAGTTAGGAATAGATGATGTTATAGCTGAAGTATCTCCTGAAGATAAATATAAAAAAGTTAAAGAATTACAAGAACAAGGTAAAAAAGTTGTAATGGTTGGAGATGGTATAAATGATTCTCCTGCACTAGCACAAGCAGATGTTGGAATGGCAATAGGAAGTGGAACAGATATTGCAATAGAAAGTGCGGATATAGTTCTTATGGGTAAAGATATAGAAACTATTTTCACTGCTATAAGATTGAGTAGAGCAACTATAAAAAATATTAAAGAAAATCTATTCTGGGCATTTTTCTATAACACTTGTGGTATTCCAATAGCAGGAGGTTTACTATATTTATTTACAGGACATTTACTAAATCCTATGATTGCAGGGCTTGCTATGGGATTAAGTTCTGTATCAGTTGTAAGCAACGCTTTGAGATTAAAGAGATTTAAGTAA